DNA sequence from the Caminibacter pacificus genome:
ATTTTCTTTTGCGAAAACAACTACTACGCAATAGGGACTCATATTTCTTGGGTTAGTCCTTTTGTCGAGCTATATAACAAAGCAAAAAACTATATGCCGACAAAAAGAATAAACGGAATGGACGTTTGCGAGGTTTATAACGCCGTTATGGAAGCAAAAACTCATATCGAAAACGGGCTTGGGCCTTATTTTATCGAAGCGGAAACCTACAGATACGAGGGTCACAGTATGAGTGACGCCGGAAAATACAGAAGCGAAGAAGAGCTTGAAATATTCAAACGCCGAGACCCTATAGAAAACCTAAAGAAAAAAGCGATAGAACTCGGAATCGTAGATGAAAAGTATTTTCAAGAAGCGGACGCAAAAGTTCAAAACGTAATAGAAGAAGCCGTCAAATTCGCCGCCGAGTCACCTGAACCTGAAGATTACGAACTATTTGAAGACGTTTTTTGTAAGGAGTGTGAAAATGCTTTACCGTGAGGCACTCAATAAAGCGATAGACGAATCAATGGCGGCGGATAACAGCGTAGTTATTTTAGGTGAAGATGTCGGAAGATACGGAGGAAGTTATAGGGTCAGCGAAGGACTTTTTAGCAAATACGGAGAAAAAAGAGTAATCGATACGCCTATTGCGGAGCTAAGTATCGTTGGTAACGCAATAGGTATGGCAATTGCAGGTCTAAGACCGATAGCCGAAATAATGACGGCAAATTTTTCACTTCTTGCAATGGACCAAATTATAAACCACGCATCAAAATTCAGATATATGAGCGGCGGTAAAATGACGATACCTCTAACTATCAGAATGCCTGGTGGTGTAAGTCGTCAGCTTGCAGCTCAACATAGCGAAAACTATGAAACTCTATATTCAAGCGTCCCGGGACTTATTGTCCTTGCCGCAAGCAACGCGACATATGCATACTACGGACTTAAAAGCGCAATTTTTATGAACGACCCGGTCGTATTTTTAGAACACGAGCTTTTATATCCTATGGATATGGAATTTAAAGAAATTAAAAATTTCGACCCGTTCAAAGCAGAAGTGGTAAAAGAGGGAAAAGATTTGACAATTATCACTTACCTAAAAATGAGATACGACGTACTCGAAGCCCAAAAAGCTCTACAAAAAGCGGGAATTGACGCTGAAATTATCGATTTGAATTCACTAAGACCTATAGACATCGAAACTATCGCAAAATCAATCAAAAAAACAAAAAAATGCGTAATCGTAGAAGAAGACCACAAAACCGGCGGAATGGGCGCTGAAATAGCTGCTCAAATTATGGAAAACTGCTTTTACGACCTTGACGCGCCGGTATTAAGAATAGCCGGTGAGGACGTACCTATTCCGTACAATAGAAAACTTGAACTTTTATCAATCCCTACTCCTGAGAAAATCGTTAAAAAAATTCTAAAATGGAAGGCTGAAAATGGAATATAAAGTAACGATGCCGATACTTAGCGATACTATGGATAAAGGGAAACTTATCAAATGGTACGTAAAAGAGGGAGATAGGGTCAAAAAAGGAGATAAACTCTGCGAAGTCGAAAGCGACAAAGCGACAATGGATATCGAAAGTTTCGTAAACGGCAGGGTTAAAAAAATATTGGTAAAAGAAGGTGAAGAAGTACCTGTAAAAAGCGTAATAGCAGTAATTGAAAGTGAAGAATCA
Encoded proteins:
- a CDS encoding alpha-ketoacid dehydrogenase subunit beta, producing the protein MLYREALNKAIDESMAADNSVVILGEDVGRYGGSYRVSEGLFSKYGEKRVIDTPIAELSIVGNAIGMAIAGLRPIAEIMTANFSLLAMDQIINHASKFRYMSGGKMTIPLTIRMPGGVSRQLAAQHSENYETLYSSVPGLIVLAASNATYAYYGLKSAIFMNDPVVFLEHELLYPMDMEFKEIKNFDPFKAEVVKEGKDLTIITYLKMRYDVLEAQKALQKAGIDAEIIDLNSLRPIDIETIAKSIKKTKKCVIVEEDHKTGGMGAEIAAQIMENCFYDLDAPVLRIAGEDVPIPYNRKLELLSIPTPEKIVKKILKWKAENGI